From one Bradyrhizobium sp. Ash2021 genomic stretch:
- a CDS encoding ABC transporter permease, translating to MATLELSLNEDVTAVAAPRARRLGLLFWMAIGWMTFVFAVAILADLLPLPSPTDMDMLERRAPFSFAHWLGTDGLGRDELSRLIHGARISLVVGLCAPIIGLTIGGALGILAGYFRGRFETYVVGSMDVLLAFPPLILALAVTAFLGQSILNLTLILGVLGVPAFMRVARASTLTLARREFVIAAQALGATHARILLRELLPNVLLPLLAFFLLGVAVFIVVEGSLSFLGLGVPPPISSWGSMIGEGRESLDVAPRLAFLPAIAMFLTVLSFNLVGDTLRALTDPRQGAL from the coding sequence ATGGCCACGCTTGAACTCTCGCTCAATGAAGATGTCACCGCCGTAGCGGCGCCGCGCGCGCGCCGGCTCGGCTTGCTGTTCTGGATGGCGATCGGCTGGATGACCTTCGTGTTTGCGGTGGCGATATTGGCCGATTTGCTGCCGCTGCCGAGCCCGACCGACATGGACATGCTGGAACGGCGGGCGCCGTTCTCGTTTGCGCACTGGCTGGGTACCGACGGGCTCGGGCGCGACGAACTGTCCCGGCTGATTCATGGTGCGCGGATATCGCTGGTGGTCGGTCTCTGCGCGCCGATCATCGGGCTCACGATCGGTGGTGCGCTCGGCATACTCGCGGGCTATTTCCGTGGCCGCTTCGAAACCTATGTCGTCGGCAGCATGGATGTGCTGCTGGCGTTCCCGCCGCTGATCCTGGCGCTCGCCGTCACCGCCTTTCTCGGGCAATCGATCCTCAACCTGACCTTGATTCTCGGTGTGCTCGGCGTTCCCGCCTTCATGCGTGTCGCGCGGGCCTCGACGCTCACGCTGGCGCGGCGCGAATTCGTGATTGCGGCGCAGGCGCTCGGCGCCACCCATGCGCGCATCCTGCTGCGTGAGTTGCTGCCCAATGTCCTGCTGCCGCTGCTGGCTTTCTTCCTGCTTGGCGTTGCCGTCTTCATCGTGGTCGAAGGCTCGCTGTCTTTCCTCGGCCTCGGCGTGCCGCCGCCGATCTCAAGCTGGGGCAGCATGATCGGGGAGGGGCGCGAGAGTCTCGATGTGGCGCCGCGGCTCGCCTTCCTGCCGGCGATTGCGATGTTCCTGACCGTGCTGTCCTTCAATCTGGTCGGCGACACCTTGCGGGCGCTTACCGATCCCCGGCAGGGCGCGCTGTGA
- a CDS encoding ABC transporter substrate-binding protein codes for MKAAIGSNALARIFLVAGFGVALCAGPASAQKQGGSITVGLELDIPGFDPLKVGVYDTSAETAAAAIFDTLVGLDDKGQPVPKLALSWTHSDDYKTWTFKLRQGVKFHDGTPFNAEAAKANFDRQKDPANKCRCAFYIAGIHDVQAPDESTLVYNLTDPAVNFPAILTIQSSNNVIHSPTAWKTKGDDYNRNPVGTGPYILKSWTAGDRMVLEKNPDYWNKGHPYLDRIVLKPLPDAQSRFASLQSGEADIVWDDEYDADNIQKAQKDSKMTVHTYAGSGAQVYAFNTKTPPFDDVRVRQALVMAIDRKKMSQAITNGLARPASNPYGDGSWVKCKDDGALPFDVEKAKALIKDYGKPVEFKMIVTATPRGRTIGQVLQQFWKQAGANMEIEQIDQATVVPRAFMRQFQLTPWRIVDLADPDPQMYANFHTGSPVALANYSNPELDQLLEHARTTGEIDKRTEDYCAVSRLVNKEAIWFWTFQNTYYAISTSKLKGLPKIYHGVIDVSDTWLE; via the coding sequence ATGAAGGCGGCGATCGGTTCGAACGCGCTTGCGCGAATATTTCTTGTGGCGGGATTTGGCGTCGCGCTGTGCGCAGGGCCGGCTAGCGCCCAGAAGCAGGGCGGCAGCATCACGGTCGGTCTCGAACTCGACATCCCCGGCTTCGATCCGTTGAAGGTCGGCGTCTACGATACCTCGGCGGAAACCGCGGCCGCCGCCATTTTCGATACGCTGGTCGGGCTCGACGACAAGGGCCAGCCGGTGCCGAAGCTCGCGCTCTCCTGGACCCATTCGGACGATTACAAGACCTGGACTTTCAAACTCCGTCAGGGCGTCAAGTTTCATGACGGCACGCCGTTCAACGCCGAAGCGGCGAAAGCCAATTTCGACCGCCAGAAGGATCCCGCCAACAAGTGCCGCTGCGCCTTCTACATCGCCGGCATTCACGACGTGCAGGCACCCGACGAATCGACGCTGGTCTACAATCTGACCGATCCTGCGGTGAACTTTCCGGCGATCCTGACCATCCAAAGCTCCAACAACGTCATCCATTCGCCGACGGCATGGAAGACCAAGGGCGACGACTACAATCGCAACCCCGTGGGTACCGGTCCCTACATCCTGAAATCCTGGACCGCCGGCGACCGCATGGTTCTGGAAAAGAATCCGGACTACTGGAACAAGGGCCATCCCTATCTCGACCGGATCGTGCTGAAGCCGCTGCCGGACGCGCAGTCGCGCTTCGCGAGCCTGCAATCGGGCGAGGCGGATATCGTCTGGGACGATGAATACGACGCCGATAACATCCAGAAGGCGCAAAAAGATTCGAAGATGACGGTGCATACCTATGCCGGCTCCGGCGCCCAGGTTTACGCCTTCAACACCAAGACCCCGCCATTCGACGACGTCCGCGTGCGCCAGGCGCTGGTGATGGCGATCGATCGCAAGAAGATGTCGCAAGCGATCACCAACGGGCTCGCGAGACCGGCCAGCAATCCCTACGGCGACGGTTCGTGGGTGAAGTGCAAGGATGACGGCGCGCTGCCTTTCGATGTCGAAAAGGCGAAGGCGCTGATCAAGGATTACGGCAAGCCGGTCGAATTCAAGATGATCGTGACCGCGACCCCGCGCGGGCGCACCATCGGCCAGGTTCTGCAGCAGTTCTGGAAGCAGGCGGGCGCCAATATGGAGATCGAACAGATCGACCAGGCCACCGTGGTGCCGCGCGCCTTCATGCGCCAGTTCCAGCTGACGCCGTGGCGGATCGTCGATCTCGCCGATCCCGATCCGCAGATGTATGCCAATTTCCACACCGGCAGTCCGGTCGCGCTGGCCAATTATTCCAATCCCGAGCTCGACCAGTTGCTGGAGCATGCCCGGACTACGGGAGAGATCGACAAGCGCACCGAGGACTATTGCGCGGTCAGCCGGCTCGTCAACAAGGAAGCGATCTGGTTCTGGACCTTCCAGAATACCTATTACGCGATCTCGACGTCCAAGCTGAAGGGCCTGCCCAAGATCTATCACGGGGTGATCGACGTATCTGACACCTGGCTGGAATAA
- a CDS encoding ABC transporter permease, whose amino-acid sequence MLFFVARRLLYLIPVLVAVSLLTFLIASLLPGDLAYVILGDQATPEKVAALRHDMGLDQPVLWRYVSWLGHILQGDFGRSFRTGQTVLQAVTERLPVSLELMLLAEIMGLAIGVPLAIVCAARSGGAFDRFMTGSAFGMLSVPTFLSAILLIYLFAVELRWLPATGYVPFTEDPTGNLRFFVLPALTLALAEWPGIMRVLRSDMIATLQEDYIALAKAKGLTASRILFVHALKPSSLTLITITGINIGRLIGGAVIVETIFALPGIGRLLVGAINTRDLIILQGVVLLVAAGFVLMNFIVDLLYAVLDPRIRHGHA is encoded by the coding sequence ATGCTGTTCTTCGTCGCTCGAAGGCTCTTGTACCTGATCCCGGTCCTGGTCGCCGTGTCGCTGCTGACATTTTTGATCGCGTCGCTCTTGCCGGGTGATCTCGCTTACGTGATCCTGGGCGATCAGGCGACGCCGGAAAAGGTCGCGGCGTTGCGCCATGACATGGGGCTCGATCAGCCGGTGTTGTGGCGCTACGTCAGCTGGCTCGGCCATATCCTGCAGGGCGACTTCGGACGGTCCTTCCGCACCGGACAGACCGTGCTGCAGGCGGTGACCGAGCGGCTGCCGGTTTCGCTCGAGCTGATGCTGCTGGCCGAGATCATGGGGCTTGCCATCGGCGTTCCCTTGGCCATCGTCTGCGCGGCGCGCAGCGGCGGCGCGTTCGACCGCTTCATGACCGGCAGCGCGTTCGGCATGCTTTCGGTGCCGACCTTCCTGTCCGCCATCCTCCTGATCTATTTGTTCGCGGTCGAGCTGCGCTGGCTGCCGGCGACCGGCTACGTGCCCTTCACGGAAGATCCGACCGGCAATTTGCGCTTCTTCGTGTTGCCGGCGCTGACGCTGGCGCTGGCCGAATGGCCGGGGATCATGCGGGTGCTGCGTTCCGACATGATCGCGACACTGCAGGAGGACTACATCGCGCTGGCCAAGGCCAAGGGATTGACCGCGTCGCGTATCCTGTTCGTGCACGCGCTGAAACCCTCGTCGCTGACGCTGATCACGATCACCGGAATCAATATCGGGCGATTGATCGGCGGCGCGGTCATTGTCGAAACCATCTTTGCACTGCCGGGGATCGGCCGGCTTCTGGTCGGCGCCATCAATACCCGCGACCTCATCATCCTGCAGGGCGTGGTGCTGCTGGTCGCCGCGGGCTTCGTGCTGATGAACTTCATCGTCGACCTGCTCTACGCCGTCCTCGATCCCAGGATTCGTCATGGCCACGCTTGA
- a CDS encoding CoA transferase: MTIAGNDEGNLTKSFAGLRVLDFSTTIAGPHCTRMLADMGAEVIKIETAEGETMRTRPPLRDSCSTTFGQLNVGKKSVVLDLKSPSGIEVVRRLVAGADVLVENFRPGVMRRLKLDYASLGEFNPKLIYCSISGYGQTGPSAELPAYAPVIHAASGYEMAHLAYQPGRSRPDYCGIYHADVLTGVYAFGAISAALYQRAGSGKGQHIDVSMLESMLSLTLNELQWSQFEVKATQRPMFGPIETSDGYVMVAIASEKTFQSLMQVIGHPEWVSDPRFAKYADRREHWGSLMDGVEGWSRAVTTDKCLVALNDHGVPSSAYRTVSEALRDPQIAHRGALAEVEDGGGTFKVLNLPFRMSGATVSAARRMSTLGEHTVAFLKETGLSEDEIAGFAGKPSMAARG, from the coding sequence ATGACAATAGCCGGTAACGATGAGGGTAATTTGACAAAGAGCTTCGCAGGCCTGCGCGTCCTCGATTTTTCGACCACGATTGCCGGACCTCATTGCACGCGGATGCTCGCCGACATGGGCGCGGAGGTCATCAAGATCGAAACCGCCGAAGGCGAGACGATGCGAACCCGGCCGCCGCTGCGCGACAGCTGCAGCACCACGTTCGGCCAGCTCAATGTCGGCAAGAAGAGCGTGGTGCTCGATCTGAAATCGCCCAGCGGGATCGAGGTCGTGCGCCGGCTGGTTGCGGGCGCGGACGTGCTGGTCGAGAATTTTCGGCCGGGCGTGATGCGGCGATTGAAGCTCGATTATGCATCGCTCGGGGAGTTCAATCCGAAACTGATCTACTGCTCGATCTCCGGATACGGCCAGACCGGGCCGTCGGCGGAACTGCCGGCCTATGCGCCCGTGATTCATGCCGCCTCGGGCTATGAAATGGCCCATCTGGCCTACCAGCCCGGACGCAGCCGGCCGGACTATTGCGGCATCTATCACGCCGACGTCCTCACCGGCGTCTATGCCTTCGGCGCCATTTCGGCGGCGTTGTACCAGCGCGCCGGAAGCGGGAAGGGCCAGCACATCGACGTGTCGATGCTGGAATCGATGCTCAGCCTGACCTTGAACGAACTGCAATGGTCGCAATTCGAAGTGAAGGCGACGCAGCGGCCGATGTTCGGCCCGATCGAAACATCGGACGGATATGTGATGGTCGCCATTGCCAGCGAAAAAACCTTCCAGAGCCTGATGCAGGTGATCGGTCATCCGGAATGGGTGTCCGATCCGCGCTTTGCGAAATATGCCGATCGCCGCGAACACTGGGGAAGCCTGATGGACGGCGTGGAGGGATGGTCGCGCGCGGTGACGACCGACAAATGCCTCGTCGCGCTCAACGATCACGGCGTTCCCTCCTCGGCGTATCGCACGGTAAGCGAGGCCTTGCGCGATCCGCAGATCGCCCATCGCGGCGCGTTGGCCGAGGTTGAGGACGGCGGCGGGACTTTCAAGGTCCTCAATTTGCCGTTCCGCATGTCGGGCGCCACGGTATCGGCGGCCAGGCGGATGTCGACGCTCGGCGAACATACGGTGGCCTTTCTCAAGGAGACCGGCCTGTCCGAGGACGAAATCGCGGGCTTCGCCGGCAAGCCGTCGATGGCGGCGCGCGGTTGA